The DNA sequence ttaaaaaaaaaactcatcttACAACAAATCAAAGTTATCAAAATAACAAGCACGCCACGACCCATTGTAAAGAAATACACAAATCTGCAGCCTGATTGGGATCACATGGTCCAGAAGAAGAAGTTTAGGATGAAGCATTTGTATGATAAGATGATGGGTGATTCGGTTAGGGTCCCCTGGAGACATCTGTTCAAAGACAATTGTGTTAGGTCTAGGGCTGCTATCACCACGTGGTTGGCCTGCCATGGCAGACTGGGTACAAAAGATAAGCTGATTCGTTTTGGTTTGATTACTGAGCGAGGTTGCAGTCTCTGCAATGAGACAGATGAAACTCTGGATCATGTTTTGTTTGATTGTAGGTACTCTAAAGCCGTGTGGAAGCATGTGTTGCAGGGGATAGGCATAACTCATGAGCCTCAAATTTGGTCTATTGAGCTTGGTTGGCTTATGTAGATGGCTGCTAAAAAAGGTTGGAGATTCAAGTTGCTCAAGGCTGCAGTTGCTGAAACTGTGTATGGTATATGATAATACATAAATGAAGTGATTTTTGGAAAGCATACTCATAGAAATACAAGCATAGATATAGGAGAAAGAATTATAGAGAAAGTGATGTATAGAGGTTGGTGTCGACCAAATTAAGGAAACATACAGCTACTTTGATGCTTTAGTGTTAACTTAAGTAGCTGCTTTAGTGTTAACTTGTTTTATTAGAAGGTTGGATCTTTGATCACTTttgtatttgactttttttttaaccaaaaagggaatatattaattcaaaaaaactaTACAAACAAGGGCGATCAAAACGATCCAGCCACCAAGAGAAACAAATTAAAGCATTAGATTGGCAATGTGTAGTCTAAGCTTCCTATTTTGCCAACCTCAAAACGCTATATTCTCTATGATATTTTCAACAGTGTAGTTTGTGTGCCTATCATTATCAAAATAAATAGTATTCATATACCCTTCCCTCTAACATATTTAGTAAGCCATTGCAGCTCTTGGACCCAATTCAGAGGTTGGTGGTCAACATTCAGCCAAACCGACACTTACTTCCATATACCAGAGGTACCTTTGCAACAGAAAAAAAAGATGATTTGCTGTCTCCTCAACCTTAGTTCAAAGGCTACATGTAGAATCCTGCAGCATACCAAAACGGTGGAGCCTTTCTTTAGTGGGAAGCCTACCATTGCATAGCAGCCAAAAAATAATCTTGGCTTTAGGTCTGACCAGATTATGACAAAACAGTTTATGCCAAGGGACTCTAGTGTGGTCATCAATCAGGATACCATAAATCTGCTTCAAGGATAACTTATTAATATGCAGCAGTTATGCCCAAAGAGGCTGCAAAGCTTCAATGAGAAGGACTGAGAATCTTCCTCATAATCCAAGTCCAGTTACTGCATGCATCCATCTTTATAATATCTTTACCCTTCAGATAATTAGTATGGATCCACTTTACCCACAAATTGTCACTTTTACTACAGATATTCCAGAGGCACTTAAGAAGAGAGGCTTTGTAATAAACATACAGATTAATCAAACCCATACCCTTTGTTTAGCTGGGATACAGACCTTATCCCAAGCCACATGACTCTTTCTATTGCCAGCCCAAATGAAAGCTCTACACAAGGAATCAATCTTCTAGAtgagagatttgggtaagggaaATTGTGCATCCAGTACTGAGTTATTGAGCAAGAAATACTCTTAACCAGCTGGATTCTTCCAGCATAACTAAGCAGTTTAGTAGACCAACGCCTAATCCGGCTAGTAATCCTATCTATGAGGGGAAGATAATGGTGGATATTCAACTTTTTGCAGGAAAGAGGAACACCTAAATACCTTGCAGGGAATTTACCTTCTTCGAAACCTGTAGCTGCCTTGATACTACTCCTAGCGTCCATGtttacactacaaaaaaaaaccttGCTCTTCCTTGGGTTAAGGACAAGACctgttgaatttgaaaaagaatgaaaagtagTCATGAGTAAATCAATAGATGTCTGATCACCCCTGCAAAAAAGCAGGATGTCATCAACAAATGAGAGGTTGATTAGGGATAACTTTTCACACTTCACATGGTGATTAAAATTAGGGTCAAGTTGAATCTTTAGAAGGCATTTGCTGAGGTACTCCATCAGGATGATAAAGATCAAAGGGGATATAGGACCCTCTTGCCTAATTCTCCTTTTGGCTTGCAAAGGTGTAGAGAGCTCCCCATTCACATTAAAAGCATAAGTGACAGTGGTGACAAGAGTCATCGCCCCAAATGATGAATTTACTGGGAAATCCCAACTCTTGCATAATCTTCTCAAGGGCTCCCCAATGGACCATATCACAGGCCTTTTGAAGGTCTATTTGAAACATACATCTAGGGGTCTCATACTTCCTATCATAACCTTTAAGTAGCTCATAAGCTAGGAGAATATGATTGTGGATATCCTAGCCAGAGATGAAAGTTGCTTGGTTTTTGTTAATAATTATTGGCATAATATCTCTCATTCTAGCAGTAAGGATCCTAGAGATAATTTTGAGGACAATGGTGCATCCTACTATAGGTCTATATTCCTTGATACTTTTTGCACTCTCACCTTTGGGAATAAGAGTAACAACAGTCCTGTTAAACTCCTTATGTAAGAAACCCTTGGTAAAGAACTCCTCAACTACTGCAGCCACATCAGTCTTCAGAGTATTCCAACAGATCTTAAATAATTTAGCATTTAAGCCATCAATACCAGGGGATTTGTTTTCTTCTATCCCTTTCAGAGCTCCTTCAATTTCCTCCATAGTGATATTCCTGATAAGCCAACCTCTCTGCACCATGTCAAGCTGAGCGCCCTTTCTCATGGCCTCCACATCTATGTGCTTGATGCTAGTAGCTGCAATTCCCATAAGGTTGCCATAGAAGGACATCACTTCCTGCATAAGGTTATCATGTCCCGTAATAATCTCACCATTATCATGTTGCAGAAAAGTAATTTTTTGGTGTTGTGCCTAACAGTGAGTTAGGCATAGAAAAAGTTGTTGTTTCCATCACCTTTGCTAATCTAGTAAATTTTAACATGTTGCCTCGGCATACTCTCTTCTTGGTTGTGAATACTAATAACATCCTCAGCAAGCTTCTTGATTTTATCAATGAGGCTACCTTCCATTCTATTACAGAGTAGCTCCTGTTGGGCATCATGGAGGACAACTCTAGCTTGAGTCAGTCTTTGCTTCAAGGTACCAGTGTTCATGCGAAACTACTTGATATCCCTTTGCAACTTCTTGATATTATGCCACAATTTATGCATGGGTCTCCCTCGAGCAGGTTTCATCCAAGATTCAGTAACCATCTCATGAAATCCAGGCATGTCAGCTAGGTAATTGTTGAATTTGAAGTGCTGTTGTTTCTTCTTTATATCCTCATGGCCTTTGATATGCAAAAAGAGAGTGATCTGATATACTAGGGGGAAGGATAGTCAGGGTATGAGTGCTATAAAGCTGGAACCATTGGACATTGTAGATGGCTATATAAATCCTAGAATATATAGTCCCAATAGAATGCTTGTTTGACCAAGTGAAGAAATCTCCCAGGCTGTCCATTTCAGATAACTctgttttattcatcatactgAGCAGATCACTGTATTCAGCCTTAGTAACAAGCTTGCCCCCGATCCTGTCCTATCCTTTAGCTACATTGTTAAAGTCGTCAATAATACATCAAGGACCAACTTGAGTACCATGGATTTTCTCAATAGTTTTCCACAATGCCTTTCTTCTATCCAACTGGTTATGAGCATAGACTGCAGTTAACCAAAATTGAAAATTCCCTGCTGTATTGTATACTCCATAGTGTATGTGTTGGCTAGAGAGGTTGACAAGCTTTAAATCAAACCTATTATTATCCCAAATTGATCCAGATTCTACCATTAGGGTGAGCAGTAGAATTATCCACCCAACAATCATTAAGTCTAAGCTTATCTCTAACCTTGGCTATTTTGTTACTTTTTACTCTAGTTTCAAGCAATAAGCAAATGGCAGGTCTAAGATGCAAGAGATGGGAGCTAATATCTCTAATCTTACCTACTTTATTTAACCCCCTTGTGTTCCAAGATAAAATCATGGTCCTTTATCTATGGCTACTAGAGGCTCTTTCAAATCCTCTAGCACCCCAAATCCATTTAAGCACGGAATTTCAGATGAGTTACTTGTTACAACATTTGACTTGCCTCTATCTTTGCTCAGTTTAGTGCTCAAAGTACATGTATCTTCATCATTTATCACATCTGTGTCGCTCTATGCTCTTTTAGGAGTGGAAATAACCTCCACAAGGGGGTTCAGCAGGTTCTATATGTGACTGTCCCTCAGGTATGACTACTTTAGCTTTAGAtatttatgatattattttaaaaaaaatgatatttatgatataaataatttttattcaaaaatgatataggagaaaaaatatactattgatctaaatatttgaaaaaaatcttTGTTTATTATCAATATCATCTTTACTTCTTTTGTCTTTCTAAAAATAATAGAATTTTATGTCAACAACGGGGCATGTGAGCATGAGTAGATTAAGAATTTCTCTTGAATAGCGTGGGTGCCACGTTAACAGAGTCTGTGGAGCCCTCTTACGTGAGTACACACTACACACACCACCACAATCGATCGTTTTCAACATACAAACGACCCCACTCTCTCACAGACTCACTCAGCCCTCGCCGCTCGCTCGCCGGCATCAAGgtaaccaccaccaccaccaccatcacCATCGTCACAGTTTATCTTTTCTTTCCTCGCCCTATCTCTCTTACTCTTTCGTTTTCCCCGTTTTGCAGGATGAACAAGAGACCTAGAGACACCACCGTCTACAAGCCCCTTCGCGATCTCTCCAATCGAGAACTCGGCGAGTTACCCGCCAGAATTTTCCCCAACCGTCTCGCCGCCTCCGAGGTACCCGCATTTACGGTTCAAATTCACAATCCTACATTTTCATATTGTTTTAGGTTTATTGATTTTTGATAGTAaattgaaattgttagggtttcatgacatgaacatgtgaatgTGCCTCTATGAtgattgattgatttattgatgttgtaatgtgtTTAGGATCTTGTTCTTCGACTTGATGTATTCAGAAAACTGGACAAGCACAGAGGTTGTGTGAACACTGTAGGCTTCAATGCAGATGGTGATATTCTGGTTTCAGGTTCTGATGACAGGAAAATTATTCTCTGGGATTGGGAAACTGGTCGTACTAGGCTCTCTTTCCATTCCGGTCATAGTAACAATGTTTTCCAGGCTAAGTTCATGCCTCACTCTGATGATCGAACCATTGTCACTTGTGCTGCTGATGGCCAGGTATGTCGTAAGGGTCATTCTTATATGTAATGGACAAGCTTTTGCAATTTCGGTCGGTATAGGTGTTGCTGTCGCGGCACTAGTTGCGGTTGTTGGGGTGGGAAATAACCATACTTTGTTCTTTAACGTAAAAATGGTGAATAACGGTATCGGTATCGGCACTTGTTGATACCGTTTTGTAGCGGTCGTGGACTGTTTTGGATATGTCATGCATGAATGTTATTTGGCTAGTTTACTAAAAGAAGGGTTTTTTTGTTATGTGAATTCTCAATTTTAGGTGAGGCAAGCTCAAATTCTTGAACAAGGACATGTGGAAACTAAGTTATTGGCCAAGCATCTAGGACGGGCTCATAAGTTGGCTATCGAGCCTGGTAGCCCTCATATATTTTACACCTGCGGTGAAGATGGATTAGTACAGCATGTGagtgattaatttttttttctatgaatatctttttGTACTTGATCTTTTAGTCCACTCTCACCAGCTAGCTATCTTAACAGTTTGATCTGAGAACCGGGACTGCAACTGAACTTTTTACTTGCAAGCCACTTGGGGATAAATGGAGTTACGTGCCAGTCATCCTTCTTAATACAATTGCAATTGATCCAAGGAACCCAAATCTCTTTGCGGTTGCTGGGTCTGATGAATATACACGGCTTTTTGATATCCGCAAATATAAGTGGGATGCATCAACTGATTTTGGTCAACCGGTTGACTACTTTTGCCCTCGACACTTGATTGGCGATGAGCAAGTAGGAATAACAGGCCTGGCCTTTTCTGAACAAAGGGAGCTTCTTGTGTCCTATAATGACGAGTTTATTTACCTTTTTACACAAGATATGGGTTTGGGAATGGATCCTATTCCTGGGTCCCCTATTTCTGTGAATAGTGATACAAGTGACATGGGTGATAGTTCTGAGCATTCTCCACCAAACATGGATGCTAATGACAAAGTCACCCCTCAAGTTTTTAAGGGACACAGGAATTGTGAGACAGTTAAGGGTGTAAGTTTTTTTGGACCTAATTGTGAGTATGTGGTGAGTGGATCAGACTGTGGTCGTATTTTCACATGGAAGAAGAAAGGTGGTCAGCTTATTCGTGTCATGGAAGCTGACAAGCACGTTGTGAACTGTATTGAGTCTCATCCTCATTCAACGGTACTTGCAAGCAGTGGTATTGAGCATGACATCAAGATATGGACTCCAAAGGCCCTCGAGAAAGCTATTTTACCCAAAAATATTGAACAGGTATGATTCTTGATCTAGTTATTACATTTCAGAACTCAACCAAATTATCTTATTTAGTGATACTTTTTATGTTTTAGAAGCTCTAGTTTATTTACCTAACTCTAACTGGGACAGTTTTCATAAAATTTTCATCTAAAAAATTAAACTAATCCAAATAAATAATTTCTCTGCTGTTACTTCTTTGAATAAGGTTATATTTGATGAAATTCGTTGGTTTGAGAGTGATGCCGATGATGATAGTGACGATGACAATGACGACAATGATATGTTTGATGACGACGATGATATGTTTGATGATATGTTTGATGATGAagaatatgatgatgatgatgatgatgatgatgatgatgatgatgatgacgatgatggtggaggtggtgatgatgatgttgatgaagataatgacGATGAAGGttgtgaggatgatgaggaaattgatgaatttgatgaaggAGAATATGTCAATGATTGTAACGATGATGAGAACAATGGTGTTGGTGATGATAATAATGATGACAATGGCAACAATGATAATATGTCTGGTGGTTTGTAATGATGCAAATTGATAAAAGTTTTCTGTGTCCGACAGAAAGCCAAGGCTCGGGACTGGATGTACCAGGTAGCTTCTCCGGACGACCTGATGATGCAACTGTTTTCACTTCCAAGGCGAAGGGTTATGACGGAAAACAGTGAAGAGCAGTCAACTGCAGATCGAGAATTTTTAGAGTTGATATTGACATTCAATACTATTACTGACGATTCCAccgatgatgatggtgatgatgatggagaCGTAAGCAACCAAGATGACTTGTTCAATTGAGTTgtgcttgttgaacttgagccttCCAAAAGAATGATGGCAATTGTATATAAAATAGGTCTATGAATAACTGTTGACTGGAATCTTGGATACTGTCTTAACAGAATTCCGTATATAACTGCCCTTAAACTTATATAACCCGCTATTAGTTCTTAATTGTTTATGTGTTTGTTTAAGGCTTTAATTAATCCTTTAGGTGTTACAAGATTGATTTTGACTAAAGCTTCTCTCACATGCTTTGGTTAAAGTCATTTATTACCACCTAAATACATGATTCTGCTTCTTGTACAAACAAGCATTGTTTGTCAGAACTGAATATTGAGAGTCGTTACTTCATTTGAAAGGAGAGGAGATGTTtcacttgtttgctttatttatGTTTTGATAAAGTGACATTTCATTTTCATCTCCTTAAACTCAATTTAAACTCAAACATTTTATTATCTAACACAAGTTTTGATAGACTTGATATTTCATTTTGCTTGCAATATGCATGAATGTGCAGAGTGATGGACATCAGCTAGGGAGACTAGATTCATTTCTTATACATATGGTTATGTTTGACTAATAGAATGTGTTCTAGACATCTAGTTCAAAGATAATTTTGTAGGGATCATCATTATAGCGGGTACAATTGCAACTACCACCAAAAACTAGACCTTTCATTTACCTATTATTGTCCATTAGAAGTTGATATATTACAAGAGTCAAGGTTATAATTCCAGTATTGATATGGACTTTGATTGCTTTCATAGGATTTGAAGATTTAATCAAATTATATGATTTCAACGAagtactaaataaataaaaagggggGAATATGACTAAAAGATAGATTTGAAGAAGATGGAAAATGAGACACCAAATCTAAAGAAATTACTACAAGAGACAAAACTCACTGATCATTCTCATAAAGTAGAACCACtcaattaatttcaaatttagtccAAAAGACGTTATAAATTGCTGACTCATTATAAAAATTCTCCTAAAATTAAATGAGTCATAAATATCAAAATGCTGAGTGCTGACTCAAATGCTGATTATTATAAGAATTCTCCTAAAATTAAATAAGTCATAAAATACGTGAAATGAagcaaatattaattaattcaaaattaaaaaattagtataattttaaattaaaactaattagaattattataagccaaaaattcaaataaaatatattttttcaatctTTTGATTGGTCCTCATTAATTTCTCTTTCTTGAAAAAATCCGATCACAAATTTAAACTCCATTTTGCTTTTCATGAACAAAGAATCCAAATGAACCAACCATAAGTTCACACTATCAACCGGGGttaaatgaaaattttgaaaaaactcCAAATATACAATTAGGTTAAAACTAGTCAATCAATCAGTGGGGAAAAGAGTGTTGTCTGATCATTGTCCAGTTTGGGTGAGAGGGGGAGAGGTGGACTGAGGCCCTAAACCCTTTCGCTTTAACAACAGCTGGTTCAAGCATGACGATTTCGTTAGCTTTGTCAACAAGGAGTGGAGTCTATTAAGTGTTAATGGTAGAGGAGACTTTTGTTTGTACGAAAAGTTAAAGCTTCTTAAATCTAGGCTGAAGGTTTGGAACAAAGAAACATTTGGATGGATAGACTTAAAGGTTGAGGAAAACATTGATGAACAAAACATCTTGGATCAAAGCTTGATATCTCTGGATGGTATTGATGTTGAAGATACAGTAGAAGAAAGACGACAAAACTGTGAGCAGTTATGGATGCATCTTCTTCTGAAGGAGAGTATGCTGCGCATGAAATCAGGTCAATCTTGGCTCAAAGAAGGTGATTCAAACACGAGGTTCTTTCATAGATCCTTAAAGAGAAGATTGCGAAGGAACTTTATTAGTTACGTGAAAGAGGAAGATGGTTCGATGCAAAGTGCGGCGGAGGTGAAACTGAAAATTAGACAACACTTCATGGATTTCTTTAAGGAGCCTTGTAGGACTAGACCTGTCCCTGGTGGACTGCACTTCAAATCCTTGGCAGAAGGAGCAGCGGCTAACCTTGAACGACCATTTACGGTAGAGGAAGTTAAATCTGCAGTGTGGAGCTGTGATGGAAGCAAGACACCGGGGCCTGACGGTTTTACTATGGAATTCTTCAAATCTTTTTGGGAGTTGATCAAAGAGGATGTTATGAAGTTCGTGAATGACTTCCATGCGAACCAAACTCTGATTAAAGCCAGTACTGCCTCTTTTATAACTCTGATTCCGAAAGTATCAAACCCGCAATCTCTGAAAGAGTACAGACCTATTTGTCTCGTGGGAAGCCTGCAAAAAATTCTTACCAAAATTCTTGCTGGAAGACTTAAAGAAGTGGTTGAGGGGCTGATTTCCCAAAAACAGTCGGCGTTCATTAGAAATAGAAATATTCTTGACGGTGTTTTGGTAGTAAACGAGATTATTGATATGACTAAGAGGGATAAGAGGAGCTGCTTGATTTTGAAAGTAGATTACGAGAAAGCATACGATTGCGTCAATTGGGACTATTTAAGGTATGTGATGAGAAGAATGGGATTTGGTGATCTGTGGCTGAAATGGATTGAAGCAACTGTGTTTAAGAGTAGCATGGCGGTAGTGGTCAACGGTAGTTGCACGGGAGATTTTAAGGTGGAGCGTGGTTTGCGCCAGGGTGATCCTTTATCACCTCTCCTGTTTGTGATAGTGATGGAGGGACTGACGTGTGTAATGGATAAAGCTGTAGAGATGGGAGAATACAAGGGATTTCAGTGTGGTACCGATTGTGCAGTAGATATCCTACAGTTCGCGGACGATACTATTGTTATTGGTGAAGGAGTGAACCATAACTTATGGTCATTGAAAGCGATATTGAGAGGTTTTGAGATGATGTCTGGACTCAAGGTAAACTTCTGTAAAAGCAATGTATTCGGTTTAAACATAGAAGAGTCTATTTTGCATATGGCTTCGTCTTTCTTAGCTTGCGGTATAGGGACTTTCCCCTTCAAGTTTTTGGGGATTATGGTGGGAGGCAGCCCTCGGAAGACGGGAATGTGGAAGGAGGTTGTGAAGAATGTGAGGAAGAGACTTGACAAATGGCGAGGGAGGTACTTATCAATAGGAGGAAGGGTGGTTTTGATTAATTCGGTTCTGAACGCGATACCTTTGTATTCGTTGTCGTTCTATAGAGCGCCTAGAAAGGTGATTAAGGAACTAATCGGGATTCAAAGACAGTTTCTATGGAGGGGAGTGGAAGGAGAAAGAGGCATTAGCTGGGTTAGTTGGAAACAAGTTTGCAAGAGTAAAGAAGAATGAGGGCTTGGTATTAGGGATATCGAAAACATGAATATTTCAATGTTGATGAA is a window from the Vicia villosa cultivar HV-30 ecotype Madison, WI unplaced genomic scaffold, Vvil1.0 ctg.000318F_1_1_1, whole genome shotgun sequence genome containing:
- the LOC131626674 gene encoding uncharacterized protein LOC131626674 isoform X2, producing MNKRPRDTTVYKPLRDLSNRELGELPARIFPNRLAASEDLVLRLDVFRKLDKHRGCVNTVGFNADGDILVSGSDDRKIILWDWETGRTRLSFHSGHSNNVFQAKFMPHSDDRTIVTCAADGQVRQAQILEQGHVETKLLAKHLGRAHKLAIEPGSPHIFYTCGEDGLVQHFDLRTGTATELFTCKPLGDKWSYVPVILLNTIAIDPRNPNLFAVAGSDEYTRLFDIRKYKWDASTDFGQPVDYFCPRHLIGDEQVGITGLAFSEQRELLVSYNDEFIYLFTQDMGLGMDPIPGSPISVNSDTSDMGDSSEHSPPNMDANDKVTPQVFKGHRNCETVKGVSFFGPNCEYVVSGSDCGRIFTWKKKGGQLIRVMEADKHVVNCIESHPHSTVLASSGIEHDIKIWTPKALEKAILPKNIEQKAKARDWMYQVASPDDLMMQLFSLPRRRVMTENSEEQSTADREFLELILTFNTITDDSTDDDGDDDGDVSNQDDLFN
- the LOC131626674 gene encoding uncharacterized protein LOC131626674 isoform X1 encodes the protein MNKRPRDTTVYKPLRDLSNRELGELPARIFPNRLAASEDLVLRLDVFRKLDKHRGCVNTVGFNADGDILVSGSDDRKIILWDWETGRTRLSFHSGHSNNVFQAKFMPHSDDRTIVTCAADGQVRQAQILEQGHVETKLLAKHLGRAHKLAIEPGSPHIFYTCGEDGLVQHFDLRTGTATELFTCKPLGDKWSYVPVILLNTIAIDPRNPNLFAVAGSDEYTRLFDIRKYKWDASTDFGQPVDYFCPRHLIGDEQVGITGLAFSEQRELLVSYNDEFIYLFTQDMGLGMDPIPGSPISVNSDTSDMGDSSEHSPPNMDANDKVTPQVFKGHRNCETVKGVSFFGPNCEYVVSGSDCGRIFTWKKKGGQLIRVMEADKHVVNCIESHPHSTVLASSGIEHDIKIWTPKALEKAILPKNIEQVIFDEIRWFESDADDDSDDDNDDNDMFDDDDDMFDDMFDDEEYDDDDDDDDDDDDDDDDGGGGDDDVDEDNDDEGCEDDEEIDEFDEGEYVNDCNDDENNGVGDDNNDDNGNNDNMSGGL